The Thermococcus thermotolerans genome contains a region encoding:
- a CDS encoding NCS2 family permease, translating to MGWFENYFEFERHGTDMKTEVLAGMTTFMTMAYILFVNPAILSDAMGKEAFNSLVAVTALAAGFATILMGLYAKKPFALAPGMGLNAYFAYSVVIGMGYDWRVALAAVFVEGLIFIVLSVTKVRSAIIHAIPLSQKYAVGAGIGLFLTFIGLNDVGLLSAKVVAPQGSELVIDGQTHLIGTLQFTGLNTSALASGDILLFFFGLFLAMVLIALRVKGSLLISIITTSVIGWITGVAPWPEHLFSIPDISYTFMQMDLQGLLNVGALGVVFAFFMVDFFDTLGTVTGLSAKAGFITKDGKVPDAEKVLLTDAIGTTVGAILGTSTVTTYIESAAGIEEGGRTGMTALVTGLLFLGIGLFIAPLAQSIPAFATAPALVIVGYYMLSAIKEVDFTDHTEAIPAFLVLITIPYTYSIADGIGAGFISYTLLKLFSGRGKELHPLMYILAIIFVAYFAYLGGVF from the coding sequence ATGGGATGGTTTGAGAACTACTTTGAATTTGAGAGGCACGGCACGGACATGAAGACCGAAGTGCTCGCCGGAATGACGACCTTCATGACCATGGCATACATCCTCTTCGTGAACCCCGCTATACTCAGCGATGCTATGGGCAAGGAGGCCTTCAACTCGCTTGTCGCTGTCACGGCCTTGGCTGCGGGCTTCGCGACGATTCTCATGGGCCTCTACGCCAAGAAACCCTTTGCGCTCGCACCGGGAATGGGATTAAACGCTTACTTCGCCTACAGCGTGGTTATCGGCATGGGCTACGACTGGCGCGTTGCCCTCGCGGCGGTCTTCGTTGAAGGTCTTATCTTCATCGTCCTCAGCGTTACCAAAGTGAGAAGCGCGATAATCCATGCGATACCTCTCAGCCAGAAGTACGCGGTCGGGGCGGGAATAGGGCTCTTCCTGACCTTCATAGGCCTCAACGACGTCGGCCTTCTCTCCGCCAAGGTCGTGGCCCCCCAGGGTTCAGAGCTTGTCATAGATGGCCAAACCCACCTGATAGGAACGCTCCAGTTCACCGGGCTGAACACCTCCGCTCTGGCGAGCGGCGACATACTGCTGTTCTTCTTCGGCCTCTTCCTCGCGATGGTCCTCATCGCGCTCCGCGTTAAGGGCTCGCTCCTGATATCCATCATAACTACGAGCGTCATCGGCTGGATCACCGGCGTCGCCCCCTGGCCCGAGCACCTGTTCTCGATCCCCGACATCAGCTACACATTCATGCAGATGGACCTCCAGGGCCTCCTCAACGTAGGGGCGCTGGGAGTTGTCTTCGCATTCTTCATGGTGGACTTCTTCGACACACTGGGAACGGTTACGGGTCTGAGCGCCAAGGCAGGCTTCATCACGAAGGACGGAAAGGTTCCCGATGCCGAGAAGGTTCTCCTCACCGATGCGATAGGCACGACCGTCGGAGCCATCCTCGGAACCTCAACGGTCACGACCTACATCGAGAGCGCCGCGGGAATAGAGGAGGGTGGAAGAACCGGAATGACCGCACTCGTTACCGGGCTACTCTTCCTCGGCATAGGCCTCTTCATAGCGCCGCTCGCCCAGTCAATACCGGCCTTCGCAACGGCCCCCGCCCTTGTCATAGTAGGTTACTACATGCTCAGCGCCATCAAGGAGGTTGACTTCACAGATCACACCGAGGCCATTCCGGCCTTCCTCGTCCTCATAACGATACCCTACACCTACTCGATAGCCGACGGAATCGGCGCGGGCTTCATTAGCTACACACTGCTGAAGCTCTTCAGCGGGCGCGGAAAGGAGCTCCACCCGCTCATGTACATCCTGGCGATAATATTCGTGGCTTACTTCGCCTACCTCGGCGGAGTCTTCTGA
- a CDS encoding metal-dependent transcriptional regulator — MEISKREEEYLETMYILHKNKGVIRVKDIAKMMRVKPPSVVDALKKLNEKGLVEYEKYDRILLTDEGREVAERTYSKHLLLTKFFIDILGIPPEIAERDACQFEHYVSEITVKRIREFARFIQEECPYVLKQFIREKLAGNAESE, encoded by the coding sequence TTGGAGATAAGCAAGAGGGAAGAGGAGTACCTTGAGACGATGTATATCCTCCACAAGAACAAGGGCGTGATAAGAGTCAAAGACATCGCCAAAATGATGAGGGTCAAGCCCCCAAGTGTCGTCGATGCCCTCAAAAAGCTCAATGAGAAGGGACTGGTTGAATACGAGAAGTATGACAGGATTCTTCTTACCGATGAGGGCAGAGAGGTCGCTGAAAGAACGTATTCAAAACACCTCCTCCTCACGAAGTTCTTCATAGACATCCTTGGCATTCCGCCGGAGATAGCCGAGAGGGATGCCTGTCAGTTCGAGCACTACGTCAGCGAGATAACCGTGAAGAGGATAAGGGAGTTTGCGCGGTTTATCCAGGAGGAGTGTCCCTACGTGCTGAAGCAGTTCATCAGGGAGAAGCTGGCCGGGAACGCTGAATCGGAGTGA
- a CDS encoding DUF835 domain-containing protein, with protein sequence MNTTVLLLGQFFSLSAKLVVSAVLLTVYIKSRRRSAVVWAFAWLVAAMSIAADALGVLQLVSLTEATFSSLLFLGSLAFLSEELGRPVRYQTLWAAPPLVAAMYGILLGNDWSSVVGIPYGVAAFFIVLTGIMIITTINNAFTNARRTALLLCLLGLHKMDYPFLRDVEWFAPIGFVLGAILTVFSAYFMAKMVLSREFTHLGGEIKITVKPGIELVASREYRRIKEDLNGYPVLAFIRELSVPDKWKAYFLTSLPGKDTIPPTNLPRILELSGRYLQEAETRGITGVVLIDGIEYLIIHNGMTAVTKFIGTLRDLVILRDGRLIVVADENALDRKDYLTIKRVLMGG encoded by the coding sequence ATGAACACCACCGTGCTCCTGCTGGGCCAGTTTTTCAGCCTCTCTGCCAAGTTGGTGGTCTCTGCAGTACTCCTCACCGTCTACATAAAATCGCGGAGAAGATCCGCGGTCGTATGGGCATTCGCATGGCTTGTGGCAGCTATGAGCATAGCCGCAGATGCGCTTGGCGTCCTCCAGCTTGTTTCATTAACAGAGGCCACATTCTCATCCCTACTCTTTCTCGGATCGCTGGCCTTTCTCTCAGAGGAACTGGGAAGGCCTGTTAGGTACCAAACCCTGTGGGCCGCACCGCCCCTTGTCGCGGCCATGTACGGAATACTACTTGGGAACGACTGGAGTTCTGTCGTGGGAATACCCTATGGTGTTGCCGCGTTTTTCATCGTTCTCACCGGCATTATGATCATCACGACGATAAACAATGCCTTCACAAACGCCCGGAGGACTGCCTTGTTACTGTGCCTTCTGGGACTTCACAAAATGGACTATCCTTTCCTCAGGGATGTGGAGTGGTTCGCCCCTATCGGGTTCGTCCTCGGGGCCATCCTCACAGTTTTCTCGGCGTACTTTATGGCAAAGATGGTTCTGTCCAGGGAATTCACACACCTTGGAGGGGAGATAAAGATAACTGTCAAGCCGGGAATTGAGCTAGTCGCCAGCAGGGAGTACAGGAGGATCAAGGAGGACCTCAATGGCTATCCTGTTCTGGCATTCATACGGGAGCTCAGCGTCCCGGACAAATGGAAGGCCTATTTCCTGACCAGCCTGCCGGGAAAAGACACCATACCCCCGACGAACCTCCCACGCATCCTTGAGCTCTCCGGGAGATACCTTCAGGAGGCGGAAACGAGGGGTATTACAGGGGTCGTCCTGATAGATGGAATAGAGTACCTGATAATCCATAATGGCATGACTGCGGTGACAAAATTCATTGGAACCCTCAGAGATTTGGTCATACTGCGGGACGGCCGTCTAATCGTCGTTGCCGATGAAAACGCGCTGGACAGAAAGGACTATCTGACGATCAAGCGCGTTCTTATGGGGGGATAA
- the scpB gene encoding SMC-Scp complex subunit ScpB: MGLLEDKALVEAALFVSGRPLSVKELSRALGIRSLDYLEKLIELIAAEYAERKSAIEVVKVLGDKYVMQVKQEYSQRVVHLMPRPDLRTGELKTLALIAYLQPIEQSKVVKLRGSQAYEHIRKLLEMGLIYAEPYERTKLLGTTPKFAELYGFPENDPNIIKDAFRKVVHAEYSDLIAKLNGREEEGSAEPEDVAVGSGE, translated from the coding sequence ATGGGACTCCTTGAGGACAAAGCCCTTGTCGAAGCGGCTCTTTTCGTTTCTGGAAGGCCGCTCAGTGTGAAGGAGCTTTCAAGGGCTCTGGGAATACGGTCTCTGGACTACCTTGAAAAGCTGATAGAACTTATAGCGGCCGAGTACGCGGAGAGGAAGAGTGCGATAGAGGTTGTGAAGGTTCTGGGGGACAAGTACGTTATGCAGGTAAAGCAGGAATACAGCCAGCGCGTGGTTCACCTCATGCCGAGGCCGGACCTTAGAACAGGCGAGCTGAAGACCCTCGCCCTCATAGCGTACCTCCAACCGATAGAACAGAGCAAGGTTGTGAAGCTCAGGGGGAGTCAGGCATACGAGCACATAAGGAAGCTCCTTGAAATGGGCCTGATCTATGCCGAGCCCTATGAGAGGACGAAGCTTCTCGGGACGACGCCAAAGTTCGCCGAACTCTACGGCTTCCCTGAAAACGACCCCAACATCATCAAGGATGCCTTTAGAAAGGTTGTCCATGCCGAGTACAGTGACTTGATAGCCAAGCTCAACGGCCGGGAAGAGGAGGGTTCAGCTGAGCCGGAAGATGTCGCCGTGGGGAGCGGAGAGTAA
- a CDS encoding OB-fold nucleic acid binding domain-containing protein encodes MGVLTKEQIIEMIEGQKGLSRDEIEKKISEIASREGISEHAAALMLAEELGVNLEGKEELLHIADLVPGMTGVNVVVRVLRKYPPREYQKRDGSTGQVANVIIYDATGKTRLVLWDGLVTKYYNELNPGDVIKIIDPSVREGRNGVELHANFRTRIILNPEDPRVEEIPPIEEVRSYNYQRRKIGDLMGGERFVEVRGTIARLYRVTVYDACPQCRRKVDYDPATNAWICPEHGEVQPVKITIIDFGLDDSTGYIRTTLFGDDAAELVGKDPEEIAEKLRELVESGLTLREAGRKLAEDEYYYLLGREIIVRGSVVDDKFLGLILKAFGWDEVDPKREIARIRAELKEVLKEFM; translated from the coding sequence ATGGGAGTGCTGACAAAGGAGCAAATTATCGAGATGATCGAGGGGCAGAAAGGCCTCTCAAGAGATGAAATCGAGAAAAAGATATCCGAGATAGCTTCGCGAGAGGGGATTTCCGAGCATGCTGCCGCTCTAATGTTGGCAGAAGAGCTCGGCGTGAATCTTGAGGGCAAGGAGGAGCTTCTCCACATAGCAGACCTCGTTCCCGGAATGACCGGAGTCAACGTTGTTGTGAGGGTTCTGAGGAAATATCCGCCCAGAGAGTACCAGAAGAGGGACGGCTCCACAGGTCAGGTGGCCAACGTAATAATATACGATGCCACAGGAAAGACTAGACTCGTTCTGTGGGACGGCCTCGTAACCAAGTACTACAATGAGCTCAACCCCGGGGATGTTATCAAGATCATCGACCCCAGCGTCAGGGAAGGAAGGAACGGAGTCGAACTCCACGCCAACTTCAGGACGAGGATAATCCTCAACCCGGAAGACCCGCGCGTGGAGGAAATACCGCCCATAGAGGAGGTCAGGAGCTACAACTACCAGAGAAGGAAGATAGGAGACCTCATGGGCGGGGAGCGCTTCGTTGAAGTCCGCGGAACAATTGCGAGGCTCTACCGCGTCACAGTCTACGACGCCTGCCCGCAGTGCAGGAGGAAGGTTGACTACGACCCCGCAACGAACGCCTGGATATGCCCTGAGCACGGCGAAGTTCAGCCGGTGAAGATAACGATAATCGACTTCGGGCTTGACGACTCCACGGGATACATAAGGACAACCCTCTTTGGAGACGACGCTGCCGAGCTGGTGGGCAAAGACCCTGAGGAGATAGCCGAAAAGCTCAGGGAGCTAGTTGAGAGCGGCCTAACTCTGAGGGAAGCCGGAAGGAAGCTGGCCGAAGATGAGTACTACTACCTGCTCGGCAGGGAGATAATAGTCAGGGGCAGCGTCGTGGACGACAAGTTCCTGGGCCTCATACTGAAGGCCTTCGGCTGGGACGAGGTAGATCCAAAGCGCGAGATTGCCAGGATTAGGGCCGAGCTGAAGGAGGTCCTCAAGGAGTTCATGTGA
- a CDS encoding replication protein RepA, whose translation MEEVKFRRRKPAVERKIGEIREDDTRVSLIGKAFKVDKMDYTFWLDDGTGVILIESEENVLPENGQIVRVIGRVIRNEEGVHIYGEVVQDFSGADLEALEEIRELEKKVLPKVEGIIEFFGGEEL comes from the coding sequence ATGGAGGAAGTTAAGTTCAGGCGCAGGAAGCCCGCCGTTGAAAGGAAGATTGGAGAGATACGGGAAGACGACACGAGGGTTTCTCTCATCGGGAAGGCCTTCAAGGTTGATAAGATGGACTACACCTTCTGGCTCGACGATGGAACCGGAGTCATACTCATCGAGAGCGAGGAGAACGTTCTTCCAGAGAACGGTCAGATAGTGAGGGTCATCGGCAGGGTAATCCGGAACGAGGAGGGAGTTCACATCTACGGCGAAGTCGTCCAGGACTTCAGTGGAGCTGACCTGGAGGCACTGGAAGAAATCAGAGAACTTGAGAAGAAGGTACTGCCCAAAGTTGAGGGCATCATAGAGTTCTTTGGGGGTGAAGAACTATGA
- a CDS encoding OB-fold nucleic acid binding domain-containing protein produces the protein MKKRLPASRVYIKDIIDGYYVKSEGDFEPNYLITRDARKVYRVKVVATVVREPIMSEDETYGRFQIDDGTGTLWVFGFRENTRFINLVKKGDLVQIIGKVAEWRDDKQILVEGIARVEPNMWILHRFETLKEKAEHAKKARIAFEIYDRYGITAKAKVIAKNKGVSEDMLMTIDELYTMMLEQRSTEEALFEEEIVEEEPKAENPELEKAKKAVLELLREKGKALSHKFIVKKLSKEIDEELIEEAITQLLAEGEIYEPEIGYYEPL, from the coding sequence ATGAAGAAGCGCCTTCCGGCCAGCAGGGTCTACATCAAGGACATCATCGACGGCTACTACGTCAAGAGCGAGGGCGACTTCGAGCCCAACTACCTGATAACGAGGGATGCCAGAAAAGTCTATCGTGTCAAGGTCGTCGCAACCGTCGTCAGGGAGCCCATAATGAGCGAGGACGAGACCTATGGGAGGTTCCAGATTGACGACGGTACCGGGACTCTCTGGGTCTTCGGTTTCAGGGAGAACACCCGCTTCATAAACCTCGTGAAGAAGGGAGACCTGGTCCAGATAATCGGAAAAGTTGCCGAGTGGCGCGACGACAAGCAGATACTCGTCGAGGGCATAGCGAGGGTCGAGCCGAACATGTGGATACTCCACCGCTTCGAGACGCTGAAGGAGAAGGCCGAGCACGCCAAGAAGGCCAGGATAGCCTTCGAGATATACGACCGCTACGGGATAACCGCCAAGGCCAAGGTCATAGCCAAGAACAAAGGGGTAAGCGAGGACATGCTCATGACCATAGACGAACTCTACACCATGATGCTCGAACAGAGGAGCACCGAGGAGGCACTCTTTGAGGAGGAGATCGTCGAAGAGGAGCCTAAGGCAGAGAATCCGGAGCTTGAGAAGGCCAAGAAGGCCGTTTTAGAACTCCTCCGCGAGAAAGGCAAGGCGCTATCGCACAAGTTCATAGTCAAGAAGCTCTCGAAGGAAATCGACGAGGAACTGATTGAGGAGGCAATAACACAGCTCCTGGCTGAGGGCGAGATATACGAGCCCGAAATAGGCTACTACGAGCCGCTTTAA
- a CDS encoding ribonucleoside-triphosphate reductase, translating into MEFKDEVVRNLESEELWTVITFKTPYGPAKTLEKLIEIVEESGWRVTFKANWWTADIPYGLARIDARKGGREKIVLGKWILGSKCELIGVENMPLEKGKDEFFRMVDSITSTLIYDPVIRTMREQY; encoded by the coding sequence ATGGAGTTTAAAGACGAAGTCGTGAGAAACCTTGAATCTGAGGAACTCTGGACGGTCATTACATTTAAGACACCGTACGGGCCCGCTAAAACTCTTGAAAAGCTCATCGAAATCGTGGAAGAGTCCGGCTGGCGCGTTACCTTCAAGGCCAACTGGTGGACCGCCGACATACCATATGGACTCGCCAGAATAGACGCCAGGAAAGGCGGCAGGGAGAAGATAGTGCTCGGCAAGTGGATACTCGGCTCAAAGTGCGAACTGATAGGTGTCGAAAACATGCCCCTTGAGAAGGGAAAGGACGAGTTCTTCCGCATGGTGGACAGCATAACCTCGACGCTGATATACGACCCGGTCATAAGAACTATGCGGGAGCAGTACTGA
- a CDS encoding geranylgeranylglycerol-phosphate geranylgeranyltransferase, whose product MELKAFVEITRPHNCILAGIVGVLGSIVAVGHFPDPITALLVFLVVTLGCAGGNTINDYFDYEIDKINRPERPLPRGAMGRKVALYYSLLLLAMGLVLAHFINIQAFILAIIAYAAMVLYAWKLKPLPFIGNLVVAGLTGATPLYGALAVEHIGLAGYLALCAFMVNVAREVIKDIEDVEGDVAKGARTLPIIWSEKRAAYVGALFALLTVAASFLPVRAGVGLGYYAMVPVDLIILYAAYIILKNQDRESAHRAQKLLKTSIFLAVMAFIIAAIV is encoded by the coding sequence ATGGAACTCAAAGCCTTCGTGGAAATAACCAGGCCCCACAACTGCATTCTGGCCGGGATAGTGGGTGTCTTGGGCTCGATAGTTGCGGTAGGACACTTTCCGGATCCAATTACCGCCCTCCTGGTGTTTCTCGTTGTTACACTTGGCTGTGCCGGGGGAAACACTATAAACGACTACTTCGACTACGAGATAGATAAAATCAACCGCCCGGAGAGGCCCCTTCCGCGGGGTGCAATGGGCAGAAAGGTCGCCCTCTACTACTCACTGCTCCTGCTCGCAATGGGGCTGGTTCTCGCTCATTTCATAAACATCCAGGCTTTCATACTGGCAATTATCGCCTATGCGGCGATGGTTCTCTACGCCTGGAAGCTCAAGCCTCTGCCGTTTATAGGAAACCTCGTTGTTGCAGGTTTGACCGGCGCGACACCGCTCTACGGTGCTCTTGCCGTTGAGCACATCGGTTTGGCCGGCTACCTCGCGCTCTGTGCCTTCATGGTAAACGTCGCCAGAGAGGTGATAAAAGACATCGAGGACGTAGAGGGCGACGTTGCCAAGGGCGCCAGAACGCTTCCCATAATCTGGAGCGAGAAAAGGGCAGCTTACGTCGGGGCCTTGTTCGCCCTCCTGACCGTTGCGGCCTCGTTCCTGCCGGTGAGGGCCGGTGTCGGCCTCGGTTACTACGCGATGGTGCCGGTTGACCTGATCATACTCTACGCCGCATACATTATACTTAAGAACCAGGACAGGGAATCGGCACACAGGGCGCAGAAGCTGCTCAAGACGAGCATCTTCCTCGCCGTTATGGCGTTCATAATAGCCGCGATAGTGTGA
- a CDS encoding Clp1/GlmU family protein yields the protein MNKATYTEDVPPDRFELLERIMNLERPAKVMLIGPTDSGKTTLLTFLANRLIEEGLRVAVVDSDVGQKGILPPATVSLAFPEGPFESIGELRAYAHYFIGTITPGSYTGEMAVGVKRLADIAVEKADVVLIDTTGFVTGQGIEMKRLKAELVRPELIVFLERNGELSHLRRLLSPYGEALTLSISEKVREHSRGERREVRKEKWRAYFSNASLVEVDLSGTVPTGTELFRGRPLTQEERELLSALFRWLVIAGWKGERYVVVKAETEGGIRQYTRSVIHAVDFDRLSNLLVGFIDRNGLCLGVGILKWINFSEMKAQVLTPLPTQEVGNAVELRFGRIRVLETGEELGLLRREEL from the coding sequence ATGAACAAAGCAACCTACACGGAGGACGTTCCGCCGGATAGGTTTGAGCTCCTTGAACGGATAATGAACCTGGAGCGGCCTGCAAAGGTCATGCTTATAGGCCCAACCGACAGCGGAAAGACAACTTTGCTGACTTTTCTGGCAAACAGGCTCATTGAGGAGGGTCTCAGGGTTGCGGTGGTTGACAGCGATGTCGGTCAGAAGGGCATCCTTCCTCCGGCTACGGTAAGTCTGGCTTTTCCAGAGGGGCCGTTTGAGTCGATCGGTGAGCTTAGGGCATATGCCCACTACTTCATAGGCACCATAACCCCCGGAAGCTACACCGGAGAGATGGCCGTTGGAGTTAAGAGACTTGCAGATATCGCCGTCGAAAAGGCTGACGTGGTTCTCATAGATACGACGGGTTTCGTCACAGGTCAGGGAATTGAGATGAAGCGCCTCAAGGCTGAACTCGTAAGGCCCGAGCTGATCGTCTTCCTTGAAAGGAACGGCGAGTTATCTCACCTTCGGAGGCTCCTCTCCCCCTATGGAGAAGCCCTGACTCTTTCCATCAGTGAGAAGGTGAGGGAGCATTCAAGGGGCGAGCGCAGGGAGGTTAGAAAGGAAAAGTGGAGGGCATACTTCTCAAATGCTTCACTGGTAGAGGTTGACCTTTCGGGGACTGTTCCCACGGGAACGGAGCTCTTCAGGGGCAGGCCTCTGACTCAGGAGGAGAGGGAACTGCTGTCGGCGCTCTTCCGATGGCTCGTCATAGCCGGCTGGAAGGGAGAGCGCTACGTTGTCGTCAAGGCGGAAACTGAGGGTGGAATCAGGCAGTACACTCGCTCGGTCATCCATGCCGTCGATTTTGATAGGCTCAGCAACCTTCTTGTGGGATTCATCGATAGGAACGGCCTCTGCCTTGGCGTCGGGATACTCAAGTGGATAAACTTCAGTGAGATGAAGGCGCAGGTTTTGACGCCTCTCCCGACCCAGGAAGTTGGTAACGCAGTCGAGCTCCGTTTTGGCAGGATTAGGGTGCTTGAAACCGGTGAGGAGCTTGGCCTCCTCCGGAGGGAGGAGCTCTAG
- a CDS encoding Lrp/AsnC family transcriptional regulator, with amino-acid sequence MEGKTTLTPRQIRLLRKFYEEGKTIEVHTVEKTQDELAEELGITRQALSNHLKVLKELGYIRTGRGFIDLTDKALDLLGEKKGDVFVFVKIEPTKRKHVYEHIKELKIKRIYRVTGDIDLIVEADKTKLDEILEEIASLDGVKETITHIVLEVL; translated from the coding sequence ATGGAAGGGAAGACCACCCTCACTCCAAGGCAGATAAGGCTTCTAAGGAAGTTTTATGAGGAAGGAAAGACCATCGAGGTGCACACCGTTGAGAAAACTCAGGACGAGCTTGCAGAAGAGCTTGGAATCACCAGACAGGCTCTCAGCAATCACCTCAAGGTGCTTAAAGAGCTCGGCTACATAAGAACCGGAAGGGGCTTTATAGACCTGACCGATAAAGCCCTCGACCTTCTCGGGGAAAAGAAAGGCGACGTCTTCGTCTTCGTGAAGATAGAACCCACGAAGAGAAAGCACGTCTACGAACATATAAAGGAGCTTAAAATAAAGAGGATATACCGCGTTACAGGTGACATTGACCTTATCGTCGAGGCCGACAAGACCAAGCTTGATGAAATACTTGAGGAGATAGCCTCACTCGACGGTGTCAAAGAGACCATCACCCACATCGTCCTTGAGGTCCTTTGA
- the engB gene encoding GTP-binding protein EngB codes for MIIFVGRSNVGKSTLIFRLTGKWVKRGKRPGVTRKPVEINWRGKLVVDMPGFGFMSGVPKAKQERIKDEIVHFIEENAEKIELAVLVVDGKAAPEIIERWEKRGEIPIDVEFYQFLGELEIPVIVAVNKMDKIRNLQKTINFLAEKFGVPYSEIPETFVPISAKFGTNLLELRKLMEKKLKEGRKKPPAESKDLKDDVGDGLFDTVE; via the coding sequence ATGATAATATTCGTGGGACGTTCGAACGTTGGCAAGAGCACGCTCATCTTCCGCCTGACTGGGAAATGGGTCAAGAGGGGCAAGAGGCCCGGAGTCACTAGGAAGCCAGTGGAGATAAACTGGCGCGGGAAGCTGGTGGTGGACATGCCCGGCTTCGGCTTCATGAGCGGCGTTCCAAAGGCTAAGCAGGAGCGCATAAAGGACGAGATAGTGCACTTCATCGAAGAGAACGCGGAAAAAATAGAGCTGGCTGTTCTGGTGGTTGATGGCAAGGCCGCCCCGGAGATAATAGAGCGCTGGGAGAAGCGCGGAGAGATACCTATTGATGTTGAGTTTTACCAGTTCCTGGGGGAGCTGGAGATTCCCGTGATAGTGGCCGTAAACAAGATGGACAAGATAAGGAACCTGCAGAAGACCATAAACTTTCTCGCCGAGAAGTTTGGCGTTCCCTACAGCGAGATACCGGAGACGTTTGTGCCCATTTCAGCGAAGTTCGGAACGAACCTGCTGGAGCTCAGGAAGCTTATGGAGAAGAAGCTCAAAGAGGGCAGGAAAAAGCCCCCAGCTGAATCAAAGGACCTCAAGGACGATGTGGGTGATGGTCTCTTTGACACCGTCGAGTGA
- a CDS encoding GAS domain-containing protein produces the protein MVEGGETKANQLINKFVISLTDGKILGYVTDINVEVEGDQFYFILKMKEVENLGKGQSMFSSERKLKIRPGDIVNVGPDVIILGNGKVPPLREIERLNQIAEEYNSLVRELEAKERLIEKLKEENYELTKKLDEIQRELRKLQVMKEDFEHLKEQLVRQEGQLEMAKDYIRLLEGLRHDIDKIKDDVDKLIQTQLEEVVRAIINEELNARGLKKTSFI, from the coding sequence ATGGTAGAGGGTGGCGAAACCAAGGCCAACCAGCTCATCAACAAATTCGTCATATCCCTGACCGACGGAAAGATACTGGGCTACGTTACAGATATAAACGTCGAGGTTGAGGGTGACCAGTTCTACTTCATCCTCAAGATGAAGGAAGTGGAGAACCTAGGAAAGGGCCAGAGCATGTTCTCCAGCGAGAGGAAGCTCAAAATAAGGCCCGGGGATATAGTCAACGTTGGGCCGGACGTTATAATCCTCGGGAACGGTAAGGTCCCGCCGCTCAGGGAGATAGAGAGGCTCAACCAGATAGCCGAGGAGTATAACTCCTTGGTTAGGGAACTTGAAGCCAAGGAGAGGCTAATAGAGAAACTCAAGGAGGAGAACTATGAGCTGACGAAGAAGCTCGACGAGATACAGAGGGAACTGAGAAAGCTCCAAGTGATGAAGGAGGACTTCGAGCACCTCAAGGAACAGCTCGTCAGGCAGGAAGGGCAGTTAGAGATGGCCAAGGACTACATAAGGCTCCTGGAGGGACTCAGGCACGACATAGACAAGATAAAGGACGACGTGGACAAGCTTATACAGACACAGCTGGAAGAAGTGGTCAGGGCAATAATCAACGAGGAGCTGAACGCAAGGGGATTAAAGAAGACGAGCTTTATTTAA
- a CDS encoding preprotein translocase subunit Sec61beta — protein MAKERATLPPTGAGLMRFFDEDTRAIKISPRGVIAVTLILVALEILLHAFGPQLFG, from the coding sequence ATGGCAAAAGAAAGAGCAACGCTTCCGCCAACCGGTGCCGGTCTTATGAGGTTCTTCGACGAGGACACAAGGGCAATAAAAATAAGCCCGAGGGGGGTCATAGCGGTTACGCTTATCCTGGTTGCCCTTGAGATACTCCTCCATGCATTCGGCCCGCAGCTTTTCGGTTAA
- a CDS encoding 30S ribosomal protein S6e: MATFKLVISNPKTGIARQIEISGEEAEKLVGKRIGEEIPASELGLNLTEIFGEEIPGSVKLRITGGTDKDGFPMRPDVHGPRRVKILVSKGPGFRPKEKGERRKKTVRGNTISPEIVQINMKLVF, from the coding sequence ATGGCGACCTTCAAGCTCGTTATATCCAACCCCAAGACCGGCATAGCCAGGCAGATTGAGATAAGCGGTGAAGAGGCCGAGAAGCTGGTAGGAAAGCGCATAGGGGAGGAGATACCGGCAAGCGAGCTCGGGCTCAACCTCACCGAGATATTCGGCGAGGAGATCCCGGGCAGCGTCAAGCTCAGGATAACCGGTGGAACCGACAAGGACGGCTTCCCCATGAGGCCCGACGTCCACGGCCCGAGGAGGGTCAAGATCCTCGTTTCAAAGGGTCCGGGCTTCAGGCCGAAGGAGAAGGGTGAGAGGAGGAAGAAGACCGTCAGGGGCAACACCATCAGCCCCGAGATCGTCCAGATCAACATGAAGCTCGTCTTCTGA